A genomic segment from Thermotoga neapolitana DSM 4359 encodes:
- a CDS encoding ABC transporter ATP-binding protein — protein sequence MKTLEVLSLKKYFPIRKGFLVKKIVDYVKAVDDISFAVEKGKTFALVGESGCGKTTTAKTVLRLTNPTAGRVIVDGDDTTYYFMKTKEAISYLKTTYVDIFRKMKTSLSPDEIINTLDGVDKKYAEVFFKKVEENEERFYRTLLENIEEKRMKFRRKIQIVFQDPMSSLNPRMTVGDILTEPILFHGLAKTREEAIDMARELLRSVGLKDYHLERYPHQFSGGQRQRIAIARAISINPEIVILDEPTASLDVSVQAQVINLFLKLQEEKGFTYLFISHDLGLVRFISHEVGIMYLGRIVEMGNTDEIFDNPLHPYTQALLSAVPVPDPKVERTRKRIILRGGVPSPINRPTGCFFHPRCPYKMPVCEKEYPVMKEISPGHWVACHLHSS from the coding sequence GTGAAAACACTGGAAGTGTTGAGCCTGAAGAAGTACTTTCCAATCAGAAAGGGTTTCCTTGTGAAAAAGATCGTCGATTATGTGAAAGCGGTTGACGATATCTCTTTTGCCGTGGAGAAAGGAAAGACCTTCGCTCTCGTTGGTGAGTCTGGCTGTGGAAAGACAACCACCGCAAAGACGGTGCTCCGTCTCACAAATCCGACTGCCGGTCGTGTCATCGTCGATGGTGACGATACCACTTACTATTTCATGAAAACGAAGGAGGCTATTTCTTACCTGAAGACGACCTACGTGGATATATTCCGCAAGATGAAGACCTCCCTCTCACCCGATGAGATAATAAACACCCTGGATGGTGTCGACAAAAAGTACGCGGAGGTCTTTTTCAAAAAGGTAGAAGAAAACGAGGAAAGATTCTATCGAACTCTGCTTGAAAACATAGAAGAGAAGAGAATGAAATTCAGAAGGAAGATACAGATCGTCTTTCAGGATCCGATGAGCTCTCTGAATCCAAGAATGACTGTTGGAGACATATTGACGGAGCCCATCCTCTTTCATGGACTTGCAAAAACCCGTGAAGAGGCCATCGACATGGCAAGGGAACTCCTTCGTAGCGTTGGGCTCAAGGATTACCACCTGGAGAGGTATCCTCACCAGTTCAGTGGAGGGCAGAGACAGAGGATTGCCATCGCGAGGGCCATCTCCATAAACCCGGAAATAGTGATCCTCGACGAACCCACGGCTTCACTGGACGTTTCCGTTCAGGCACAGGTTATAAACCTGTTTCTCAAACTGCAGGAAGAGAAAGGTTTTACGTATCTCTTCATCTCGCACGACCTTGGACTTGTGAGATTTATAAGCCACGAGGTCGGCATCATGTACCTCGGCAGGATCGTGGAGATGGGAAACACCGATGAGATATTCGACAATCCCCTTCATCCGTACACCCAAGCCCTGCTTTCTGCTGTTCCCGTGCCGGATCCGAAGGTTGAGCGCACAAGAAAGCGTATCATTCTCAGGGGTGGGGTTCCAAGCCCGATCAACAGGCCGACTGGCTGCTTCTTCCATCCGAGGTGTCCTTACAAGATGCCCGTGTGTGAGAAAGAGTATCCGGTGATGAAGGAAATTTCCCCAGGTCACTGGGTGGCGTGTCATTTACATTCGTCATAG
- a CDS encoding heavy-metal-associated domain-containing protein, with protein sequence MRRLNYFMLKGAKTEEDYKKVKSAIEKLDGVFKVDYEMAAEVVGVDYDDETISKEQIKAVVDSLGYTLIV encoded by the coding sequence TTGAGAAGGTTGAACTACTTCATGCTGAAAGGAGCAAAGACCGAGGAAGACTACAAAAAGGTGAAGAGCGCAATCGAGAAACTCGATGGTGTGTTCAAGGTGGATTACGAAATGGCAGCCGAAGTTGTTGGTGTGGACTACGACGATGAAACGATTTCCAAAGAGCAGATAAAAGCGGTGGTTGACAGTCTGGGTTACACACTCATCGTATGA
- the fmt gene encoding methionyl-tRNA formyltransferase encodes MRVVFVGTPEFAAEILRYMVKKGINIVGVVTQPDKPKGRGRKTLPTPVKVVAEEKGLPCIQPESINRKEALEFLHSVNPDVLIVASYGKILGEKVLSLPKHGCYNIHPSLLPKYRGASPIQRALENGEKKTGVTIYRMVKELDAGPIALQREVNIDPFETFDQLEKRLIELSKEMVIEFLEKLENGEIHLREQDHTRATYAPLIKKEDLFVDFSKGAETVKNKIRAYDSRPGARAFLNGKEVKLFGAMAVDSSNDEPGLIHYIDREGAWIGTGKGMVKVKYLQLPGKKKLTFWELRNGRLIEEGMKLEGRYES; translated from the coding sequence TTGAGAGTGGTCTTTGTCGGAACTCCTGAGTTTGCAGCAGAGATTCTGCGCTACATGGTGAAAAAAGGAATCAACATCGTCGGTGTTGTGACACAACCGGACAAACCGAAAGGCCGTGGTAGGAAAACGCTCCCCACTCCTGTTAAGGTCGTTGCAGAGGAAAAAGGCCTTCCCTGTATTCAACCGGAATCGATAAACAGGAAAGAGGCTCTGGAGTTTTTGCATTCGGTGAATCCGGATGTTCTGATAGTTGCTTCCTACGGTAAGATACTGGGTGAAAAGGTGCTTTCACTTCCAAAGCATGGTTGTTACAACATCCATCCTTCTCTTCTTCCGAAGTACAGAGGTGCTTCTCCTATACAGAGGGCCCTTGAAAATGGGGAGAAGAAAACGGGGGTTACCATCTACAGAATGGTGAAAGAACTCGACGCAGGTCCCATTGCCCTTCAGAGAGAAGTGAACATAGACCCTTTCGAAACGTTCGATCAGCTGGAGAAAAGGTTGATAGAGCTTTCGAAGGAAATGGTGATTGAGTTTCTTGAGAAGTTGGAAAATGGTGAAATACATCTGAGAGAGCAGGATCATACCCGGGCAACTTATGCTCCTCTCATAAAGAAAGAAGACCTGTTCGTTGATTTTTCGAAGGGCGCGGAGACGGTGAAGAACAAGATCAGGGCGTACGACTCAAGGCCCGGTGCAAGGGCTTTTTTGAACGGGAAAGAGGTAAAATTGTTCGGAGCAATGGCTGTAGATAGTTCGAACGATGAACCAGGTTTGATACACTATATAGATAGAGAGGGTGCCTGGATAGGAACCGGTAAAGGAATGGTGAAGGTGAAATACCTGCAACTTCCCGGGAAAAAGAAACTCACTTTCTGGGAACTCAGGAACGGAAGACTGATAGAAGAAGGAATGAAGCTGGAAGGGAGGTATGAGAGTTGA
- the hflX gene encoding GTPase HflX — protein MVVAVGKDEEKIKESLEEMKGLCKTLGVDVVEWLWQKRSKPDPATYLGRGKLQKLKEIVEFCEADLVVVDDEITPVQSKNMREYLETEVLDRTQVILEIFARHATSEEGKLQVEMASLLYELPRLVGRGEELSRLGGGIGTRGPGEPLLEVLRRHIKNRISQLRKRLKEIEKEREVQRKQRLEKKIPHVSIVGYTNAGKSTLLKSLTESDVYIADKLFATLEPVTRRLKLKSGKIILVSDTVGFIRKLPHTIVSAFKATLEEVKYSDVLIHLVDASDPYAEEKMRASEKVLEEIGADRIPRILVFNKIDLCPEDRIEALKWKYPEALFISAEKKIGLDRLLEKLEEVLSQRDVQETIEVPIEKIGLVYAMKDRLEILNEEYRDSYVLVTVKADKDTVELLKGKVAS, from the coding sequence ATCGTTGTTGCCGTTGGAAAGGATGAAGAGAAGATAAAAGAGTCCCTTGAAGAAATGAAGGGGTTGTGCAAAACCCTGGGCGTTGATGTTGTTGAATGGCTCTGGCAGAAAAGATCAAAACCCGATCCTGCTACCTACCTTGGGAGAGGAAAACTTCAGAAACTCAAAGAAATAGTGGAATTCTGTGAAGCAGACCTTGTCGTGGTGGACGATGAGATCACCCCGGTTCAGTCGAAAAACATGAGAGAGTACCTGGAAACGGAAGTGCTGGATAGGACTCAGGTGATCCTTGAAATCTTTGCACGCCATGCAACCAGCGAAGAAGGAAAACTCCAGGTGGAAATGGCGAGTCTCCTTTACGAATTGCCGAGGTTGGTTGGAAGGGGAGAGGAGCTCTCAAGACTCGGTGGTGGTATTGGAACGAGGGGTCCCGGTGAACCCCTGCTTGAGGTTTTGAGAAGACATATCAAAAACCGCATTTCACAGCTCAGAAAAAGGCTGAAGGAGATAGAGAAAGAAAGAGAAGTTCAGAGAAAGCAGAGACTGGAAAAGAAGATACCCCATGTGTCCATTGTGGGTTACACCAACGCAGGAAAGTCCACTCTTCTCAAATCACTCACAGAGAGTGATGTTTATATTGCAGACAAGCTCTTTGCCACGCTTGAACCGGTGACAAGACGCTTGAAACTGAAAAGCGGGAAAATCATCCTGGTGAGTGACACCGTTGGATTCATAAGAAAACTTCCCCACACGATCGTGAGTGCATTCAAAGCAACCCTGGAAGAGGTGAAGTATTCGGATGTTTTGATACATCTTGTGGATGCATCCGATCCGTATGCTGAAGAAAAGATGAGGGCTTCGGAGAAGGTGCTGGAAGAGATCGGAGCAGACAGAATCCCGAGGATCCTTGTCTTCAACAAGATCGACCTTTGTCCTGAGGACAGAATAGAGGCGTTGAAATGGAAGTATCCTGAGGCTCTGTTCATTTCGGCAGAAAAGAAGATAGGACTCGATCGCCTTCTGGAAAAACTGGAAGAGGTCCTGAGCCAAAGGGATGTTCAAGAAACCATTGAAGTTCCCATAGAGAAGATAGGGCTGGTTTACGCAATGAAGGACAGGTTGGAGATACTGAACGAGGAGTATCGAGACAGTTATGTTCTTGTCACAGTGAAGGCTGATAAAGATACCGTAGAGCTGTTGAAGGGGAAGGTGGCATCTTGA
- the hfq gene encoding RNA chaperone Hfq — MAEKFNLQDRFLNHLRVNKIEVKVYLVNGFQTKGFIRSFDSYTVLLESGNQQSLIYKHAISTIIPSSYVMLMPRKQEPEKEDETPEDQGS, encoded by the coding sequence TTGGCAGAAAAGTTCAACCTTCAGGACAGATTTCTGAACCACCTCAGGGTCAACAAGATCGAGGTGAAAGTGTACCTGGTGAACGGTTTTCAAACTAAGGGGTTCATCAGATCTTTCGACAGTTACACCGTCCTTCTGGAGAGTGGAAATCAGCAAAGTCTCATCTACAAACATGCCATCAGCACCATCATACCCTCTTCGTACGTTATGTTGATGCCCAGAAAACAGGAGCCAGAAAAGGAGGATGAAACTCCTGAAGACCAGGGATCTTGA